GGAAGGGCATGACGACCATGGGGTGCTCGCGGGTGGTGCCGATGCCGTGCACGGTGATCACCCAGGTGTCGCGGGGGCCGGGCACGAACCAGGCGGGCAGCGGCCCGAGCTCGCCGGGCACCTCGACGTCGGCGTGGTCGAGGCCGAGGGCGTCGCGCGGGTTGCCGGAGTAGACCTGCGGCGTGAGCCACGCGCGCGTGCCCGGCAGCACCATGCCATGGGTGACGCGCTCCAGGCGGCGTACGACGCAGTCGGCGGGGTGCTCCTCCCCGACGACGGGGCCGACGACGGCGTGCAGGCCGCGCGCGACCAGTCCGTACGTACCGGGGCGCTCGCTGGCGAGGCTGCGGGTGAGGGTGACCGTGCCGTCCCCGGTGGCGTGCACCGTCAGCTGTGGTTCGCCGGGCGGCGGGCGGCCCGGGGCGGGCTTGAGGGCGGCGTCGCTCGCGTACCGTCCGGCCGCCAGGGCGGCCGCTCCGGCACCGAGTACGGTCGTGGCGGCCGTCAGGAGAGGGGCCGCCGCTGTACGCGGGCGCATCCCTTCCAGTGTGTGGGGCCCCGGCGCCCCCGGCCAGTGGGCGGCTTCGGGCCGCCGTGGGCGCCGGGGCGGGGGTCAGCGCTGTCCGTAGCCGCGGAGTTTGCCGGCGACCTCGGCGACCTGGGCTCCGGTCAGCAGCGTCGGGGTGTGGCCGGGAACGGTGGCGGCGGTCAGCCAGAGGCGGCACATCCATTCCAGCTGGGCCGTGCGGTCGTACGCCTGGTCGAGGGTGCTGCCGTAGGTGACCGTGCCGTGGTTGCGCAGCAGGGCACCGGTGCGTCCGTCGAGGGCGGCCAGGAGGTGGCCGGCCAGTTCCTCGGTGCCGTAGAGGGCGTAGGGGGCGACCCGGACCGGGCCGCCGAGGGCCGCCGCCATGTAGTGGACCAGCGGCAGCTCGTCGACGAGGGTGGAGACGGCGGTGGCGTGGACGGCGTGGGTGTGCACGATCGCCCGGGCGTCGGTGGCACGGTAGACGGCGAGGTGCATGGGCAGCTCGCTGGTGGGGGTCAGCTCGCCGAGGACTTGTCGGCCGTCGAGGTCGACGCCGACGGCGTCGCCGGGGCCGAGCCGGTCGTAGGGGACCCCTGAGGGAGTGACAAGAACAACATCGCCGACCCGTGCGGAGACGTTGCCGGAGGTGCCCACCACCAGCCCCTCCGAGGTGGTGCGACGGGCCGTGGTGACCACGTCCGCCCATGTCCGCGGGATCTCCCCGGGGTCGGCTATCCGGTCTTCGGTCGCTGTCATCGTTATCCGCCTCCGGTTGGCGTCACTGCTCGGTCCGTTCCAGTTCACCTTCCGTTCACCCAGGGTCCCTACGGTCGCCGCGTACCTGACCATCGAGCTGATTGCCTGGGTGAATGGAAAACATCACGCTTCTCATCGGGATCGTGATCGTCACGGCCTTGGTGTTCGACTTCACGAACGGCTTCCACGACACGGCCAACGCCATGGCCACCACCATCTCCACCGGGGCGCTCAAGCCCAAGACCGCGGTGGCCATGTCGGCCGTGCTGAATCTCGTCGGCGCGTTCCTG
The window above is part of the Streptomyces syringium genome. Proteins encoded here:
- a CDS encoding class II aldolase/adducin family protein, producing MTATEDRIADPGEIPRTWADVVTTARRTTSEGLVVGTSGNVSARVGDVVLVTPSGVPYDRLGPGDAVGVDLDGRQVLGELTPTSELPMHLAVYRATDARAIVHTHAVHATAVSTLVDELPLVHYMAAALGGPVRVAPYALYGTEELAGHLLAALDGRTGALLRNHGTVTYGSTLDQAYDRTAQLEWMCRLWLTAATVPGHTPTLLTGAQVAEVAGKLRGYGQR